A genomic window from Myotis daubentonii chromosome 4, mMyoDau2.1, whole genome shotgun sequence includes:
- the MRPL36 gene encoding large ribosomal subunit protein bL36m has product MRLGSQGPPPFWFFFWRRLTAVASPLHCTGAGQGTLLAGSGPLLPRFSHNMATLFIRKMVVSAVNPLLHLSRYTMTNYTTTPRALSTLLLGPLRVAGPAGAEPSAAVASPLSCQPLPFLQQTLGFKNKAVLKKRCRDCYRVKRRGRWYIYCKTHPRHKQRQI; this is encoded by the exons ATGCGCCTAGGCTCGCAGGGCCCGCcgccattttggttttttttctggCGCAGACTCACTGCGGTGGCGTCTCCGCTCCACTGCACAGGCGCGGGACAAGGCACGCTGCTGGCCGGGTCTGGGCCGCTTCTTCCCAG ATTCAGCCACAATATGGCAActctttttataaggaaaatGGTGGTTTCTGCTGTGAACCCTCTCCTACATCTGAGTCGTTACACAATGACAAATTACACAACGACACCCCGCGCGCTCTCCACGCTCCTGCTGGGTCCCCTGCGCGTTGCCGGCCCTGCAGGTGCGGAGCCCAGCGCAGCAgtggcctctcctctctcctgccagcccctgCCCTTCCTGCAGCAGACTCTGGGGTTCAAGAACAAGGCCGTCCTCAAGAAGCGTTGCCGGGACTGTTACCGGGTGAAGAGGCGTGGGCGATGGTACATCTACTGCAAAACGCACCCAAGGCATAAGCAGAgacagatataa
- the NDUFS6 gene encoding NADH dehydrogenase [ubiquinone] iron-sulfur protein 6, mitochondrial has translation MAAAVTFCRYLGRSGAAALSLPRAVRCFGVRVAPTGEKVTHTGQVYDDKDYRKIRFVGRQKEVNENFAIDLIAEQPVSEVESRVVSCDGGGGALGHPKVYINLDKETKTGTCGYCGLQFKQHHH, from the exons ATGGCGGCGGCAGTGACCTTCTGTAGGTACCTCGGCCGGAGCGGCGCCGCGGCGCTTAGTCTGCCCCGGGCCGTCAGGTGTTTCGGGGTGCGCGTCGCGCCGACCGGAGAGAAGGTCACGCACACCGGCCAG gtTTATGATGATAAAGACTACAGGAAAATTCGATTTGTAGGTCGTCAGAAAGag GTGAATGAGAACTTTGCCATTGATTTGATAGCCGAGCAGCCCGTGAGTGAAGTGGAGAGTCGCGTAGTGTCGTGTGATGGCGGTGGGGGGGCTCTCGGTCACCCGAAAGTCTACATAAATTTG gacaaagaaacaaaaactggaACATGCGGTTACTGTGGCCTCCAGTTCAAACAGCACCATCACTAG